In Monodelphis domestica isolate mMonDom1 chromosome 3, mMonDom1.pri, whole genome shotgun sequence, the following proteins share a genomic window:
- the MRPS30 gene encoding 39S ribosomal protein S30, mitochondrial, which translates to MAAFIQRKLLPCGRALWLHTAAEVAPSETSVARYPPVVASLTAKSKAARQRRVDRWHQLVHNATSVQVKLRVLTKLQRMKYVVYPQTFALHADRWYQSFTKTVYLSGLPLPRPPGPGEPGGPPDLALLRSAVCDCLLQEHFYLKRKNRAPILEQQEFLASPFLHQLVTSLTGLLSPYNPSLAAAALDFKRPVHFYWWRGEEIIPKGHRRGRVDALRYQIDDKPHNQIRIMKQLSEFVPLDYSVPIEIPVLNCKPDKLPLFKRQYENNIFIGTKLADPYCYGHTQFHLLPDKLKRERLLKDNRADQIEVGYRANAIASLFAWTGAQAMYQGFWSEADVTRPFVSQGVVTDGKYFAFFCYQLNTLALTAQADQNNPRKNICWGTESKPLFEVIEDGEVKGFNDELLLQLVQFLMNKPEENRSEPL; encoded by the exons ATGGCGGCCTTCATCCAGAGAAAGTTGCTGCCCTGCGGCCGGGCCCTATGGCTGCACACCGCGGCCGAAGTCGCCCCTTCCGAGACCTCGGTGGCGCGATACCCACCTGTGGTAGCCTCGCTGACTGCAAAGAGCAAGGCGGCCCGGCAGCGTCGAGTGGATCGGTGGCATCAGCTGGTTCACAATGCAACCTCGGTGCAAGTGAAGCTGCGCGTGCTCACAAAGCTGCAGCGCATGAAGTATGTTGTGTACCCTCAGACCTTCGCTCTCCACGCCGACCGCTGGTATCAGAGCTTCACCAAGACCGTTTATCTGAGCGGCCTGCCCCTTCCCCGGCCCCCTGGCCCCGGCGAGCCCGGCGGCCCGCCTGATCTGGCTCTGCTTCGCTCGGCTGTTTGCGACTGCCTCCTGCAGGAGCACTTCTACCTGAAGCGCAAGAACCGCGCCCCGATTTTGGAGCAGCAGGAGTTCTTGGCATCGCCCTTTCTCCATCAGCTCGTGACCTCCTTGACTGGGCTGCTGAGCCCCTACAACCCGAGTCTTGCCGCCGCCGCCCTCG ATTTTAAACGTCCAGTTCATTTTTATTGGTGGCGTGGTGAAGAAATAATTCCAAAAGGTCACCGTCGAGGTAGAGTTGATGCATTAAGATATCAGATTGATGATAAACCACATAACCAGATTCGTATAATGAAACAACTTTCAGAG TTTGTGCCATTGGATTACTCTGTTCCAATAGAAATTCCTGTACTGAATTGTAAACCAGACAAACTTCCATTATTCAAGCGACAATAtgaaaataacatatttatag GAACAAAATTAGCAGATCCATATTGTTATGGCCACACTCAATTCCATTTATTACCTGACAAACTGAAAAGGGAGAGACTCTTGAAAGATAATCGTGCTGATCAAATAGAAGTTGGTTATCGAGCCAATGCTATTGCAAGTCTTTTTGCTTGGACTGGAGCACAGGCTATGTATCAAG GATTCTGGAGTGAAGCTGATGTTACTCGACCATTTGTCTCACAGGGTGTAGTCACAGATGGAAAATATTTTGCCTTCTTTTGTTATCAGTTAAATACCCTGGCACTTACTGCACAGGCTGATCAGAATAACCCTCGTAAGAATATATGTTGGGGAACAGAGAGCAAACCTCTCTTTGAAGTTATTGAAGATGGTGAAGTTAAAGGCTTCAATGATGAACTTTTGCTTCAGTTAGTTCAGTTTCTAATGAACAAACCAGAAGAAAACAGATCAGAACCGTTATAG